One genomic window of Campylobacter curvus includes the following:
- a CDS encoding flagellin B translates to MSFRINTNVNALNTHANAVSNNTDLSKSLNKLSSGLRIQTAADDASGLSIADSLRSQASALGQAIANGNDAIGIIQVADKAMDEQLKILDTIKVKATQSAQDGQTTQSRQALQADIVRLMEELDNIGNTTSFNGQQLLNGTFSNKEFQIGAYSNQTVKASIGATTSDKIGLTRFESSKLLTAMGDVNLKFLNVDGVNDVGVTGATISTGIGKGIGALAENINKVADKTGVRATYDVTWKAEGAIAGGQIKSLTINGVKIGDLEVKANDSNGALVNAINSVKDQTGVEASVDAESGKMVLTSRDGRAIQVTGDKISLGLGGKGKAAGGSSLTAGFVGRLNLVRLDGRDIKMVGGGNTKLSIAFSVNGGAQQSVSLRDVRGQIDKNLATAMGFQRMSKALSVNQSAGVMTLRGAMAVMSIAESAQKTLDLVRSDLGSVQNQLQATVNNITVTQVNVKSAESQIRDVDFASESANFSKHNILAQSGAYAMSQANSVQQNVLKLLQ, encoded by the coding sequence ATGAGTTTTCGTATTAACACTAACGTAAACGCCCTCAACACACACGCTAACGCAGTTAGCAACAACACTGACCTATCAAAGTCTCTAAACAAACTTTCTTCAGGTCTTCGTATCCAAACAGCCGCTGATGACGCATCTGGTCTATCTATCGCTGATAGCCTTCGCTCACAAGCAAGCGCTCTTGGTCAAGCTATCGCAAATGGTAACGACGCTATCGGTATCATCCAAGTAGCTGACAAGGCTATGGACGAGCAGCTTAAAATTCTTGACACTATCAAAGTTAAAGCTACTCAATCAGCCCAAGACGGACAAACTACTCAATCACGTCAAGCACTTCAAGCTGACATCGTTCGCTTGATGGAGGAGCTTGATAACATCGGTAACACTACGTCTTTCAATGGACAACAACTCCTAAACGGAACATTCTCTAACAAAGAATTCCAAATCGGTGCTTACTCAAACCAAACAGTTAAAGCAAGTATTGGTGCGACTACATCTGATAAGATCGGTCTGACAAGATTTGAGAGCTCAAAGCTTTTAACGGCTATGGGTGATGTAAATCTTAAATTCTTAAACGTAGATGGCGTAAATGATGTCGGCGTTACAGGTGCTACTATCTCAACAGGTATCGGTAAAGGTATTGGTGCTTTAGCTGAAAATATCAACAAAGTAGCTGATAAAACCGGTGTTCGCGCTACTTATGATGTAACATGGAAAGCTGAAGGTGCTATAGCTGGCGGACAAATAAAGAGCCTTACCATCAACGGCGTAAAGATCGGTGATCTTGAAGTCAAAGCAAACGACAGCAACGGCGCTTTGGTAAATGCTATCAACTCTGTAAAAGATCAAACAGGTGTAGAGGCCTCTGTCGATGCAGAAAGCGGTAAAATGGTGCTTACTAGCCGTGATGGTCGGGCTATACAAGTAACGGGTGATAAAATAAGCTTAGGTCTTGGTGGCAAAGGTAAAGCTGCTGGTGGCTCATCATTAACAGCGGGCTTTGTCGGTAGATTGAACCTAGTTCGCCTTGACGGACGCGATATCAAAATGGTAGGCGGCGGTAATACAAAACTTTCGATAGCATTCTCTGTCAATGGCGGCGCGCAACAATCAGTATCTCTAAGAGATGTTCGCGGTCAAATAGATAAAAATCTAGCTACCGCTATGGGCTTCCAAAGAATGAGTAAAGCCCTTTCTGTTAATCAATCAGCAGGTGTCATGACACTACGCGGCGCTATGGCGGTAATGAGTATAGCTGAGTCAGCTCAAAAAACACTTGATCTAGTTCGCTCTGACCTTGGTTCTGTTCAAAATCAGCTCCAAGCAACAGTAAATAACATAACTGTTACTCAAGTTAACGTAAAATCAGCAGAATCTCAAATCAGAGACGTTGACTTCGCTAGCGAGTCAGCAAACTTCTCTAAGCATAATATCCTAGCTCAATCAGGTGCTTATGCTATGAGCCAAGCAAACAGCGTTCAACAAAACGTCTTGAAACTACTTCAATAA
- the topA gene encoding type I DNA topoisomerase, with protein MKDLIIVESPAKARTIKNFLSKNYDVIASKGHIRDLPKTSFGIKIEDEKFTPEYRVSLDHSKIVKEIKELAKGANEIYLATDEDREGEAIAFHIANAIGKEVSALPRIVFHEITKTAIDNALKHPRKIDMNSVNAQQARRLLDRIVGYKLSPLLNLKIQKGLSAGRVQSAALKIIVDREREIRAFKPVEYYSIDTKFKTDLDAELIKFEGKKIEKLTITNADRAKYIVDALKNEKFSVREIESKDRKIQPSPPFMTSTLQQSASNRLGFSPKKTMMLAQTLYEGVQTHEGFMGAITYMRTDSLNLAKEAIEAARELIKSEFGKDYLPPKAVHYATSSKGAQEAHEAIRPTNLNFTPEIAAKFLQKDELRLYTLIYNRFLACQMSACVSQTQNLFVVSDNGEFKISGRKVLFDGFYRVYGDMDKDKILPNLNVGDEMKLESIKESQHFTEPPARYSEAGLVKKLESLGIGRPSTYAPTISLLTSREYVRVEKKQLIPNDVAFSMIGVLEEHFNDIVDSEFTSHLEEKLDLIAEDKADWQKVLSEFYYPFMDKISEGKTGIKSLKVATPIGEKCPQCGGELVKRKGRYGEFIACSNFPKCKYSRNIASEASDAGAQTAEPKAKKELVKLDVPCPKCGGVIVERFSRRGKFYGCANYPKCDFISNYEPTEHKCSECGSMMVKKELKKGTFLECTKCKHKVQIGEN; from the coding sequence ATGAAAGATCTAATCATTGTAGAGTCGCCTGCAAAAGCACGAACTATAAAAAATTTCCTAAGTAAAAACTACGATGTCATCGCATCTAAAGGGCACATAAGAGACCTGCCCAAAACCAGCTTTGGCATAAAGATCGAGGATGAGAAATTCACGCCAGAATACCGCGTGAGCCTGGATCATTCAAAGATAGTAAAAGAGATAAAAGAGCTCGCCAAGGGTGCAAACGAAATTTACCTCGCGACCGATGAGGATAGAGAGGGCGAGGCGATAGCATTTCACATCGCAAATGCTATCGGTAAAGAGGTCTCCGCGCTGCCTCGCATAGTCTTTCACGAGATAACAAAGACCGCCATCGACAATGCCTTAAAACATCCGCGAAAGATCGATATGAACAGCGTAAATGCGCAGCAAGCGCGTAGATTGCTCGATCGTATCGTAGGCTACAAGCTAAGCCCCCTTTTAAATTTAAAGATACAAAAGGGCCTAAGCGCAGGACGCGTGCAAAGTGCCGCACTCAAGATCATCGTCGATCGTGAGCGCGAGATCAGGGCGTTTAAACCGGTCGAGTATTACAGTATCGATACGAAATTTAAGACCGATCTTGACGCCGAGCTGATAAAATTTGAAGGCAAAAAGATAGAAAAGCTCACTATCACGAACGCCGATCGCGCCAAATACATCGTAGACGCCCTAAAAAACGAGAAATTTAGCGTCCGCGAGATAGAGAGCAAGGATAGAAAGATCCAGCCAAGCCCGCCATTTATGACCTCTACGCTTCAACAAAGCGCCTCAAACCGCCTAGGCTTTAGCCCTAAAAAGACGATGATGCTGGCTCAAACGCTTTATGAGGGCGTGCAGACGCACGAGGGCTTCATGGGCGCGATAACGTATATGAGAACGGACAGTCTAAATTTAGCCAAAGAGGCTATCGAGGCCGCGCGCGAGCTGATAAAAAGCGAGTTTGGCAAAGACTATCTGCCGCCAAAAGCCGTGCACTACGCCACTAGCTCAAAAGGCGCGCAAGAAGCGCACGAGGCCATACGCCCGACAAATCTAAATTTCACGCCCGAGATCGCGGCGAAATTTCTACAAAAAGACGAGCTGCGCCTTTATACTTTGATATACAATAGATTTTTAGCATGTCAGATGAGCGCATGCGTGAGCCAAACGCAAAATTTATTCGTCGTAAGCGATAATGGCGAGTTTAAGATAAGCGGCAGAAAGGTGCTATTTGACGGCTTTTACCGCGTTTATGGAGATATGGATAAGGATAAAATTTTACCAAATCTAAATGTAGGCGATGAGATGAAGCTTGAAAGCATCAAAGAAAGCCAGCATTTCACCGAGCCGCCTGCTCGCTACTCGGAGGCCGGACTTGTCAAAAAGCTAGAAAGCCTTGGCATAGGACGTCCTAGCACCTACGCCCCTACGATCTCACTACTGACCTCTCGCGAATACGTCAGGGTCGAGAAAAAGCAGCTCATACCAAACGACGTCGCCTTTAGCATGATAGGCGTTTTGGAGGAGCATTTTAATGATATCGTAGATAGCGAATTTACCTCACATCTTGAAGAGAAGCTCGACCTCATCGCCGAGGACAAGGCCGACTGGCAAAAGGTACTGAGCGAATTTTACTATCCTTTCATGGATAAAATTTCAGAAGGCAAAACGGGCATCAAAAGCCTCAAAGTCGCCACTCCGATCGGTGAGAAATGCCCTCAATGTGGCGGCGAGCTGGTAAAAAGAAAGGGTAGATACGGCGAATTCATCGCATGTAGCAATTTCCCGAAGTGTAAATACTCACGCAACATCGCAAGCGAGGCAAGCGACGCAGGCGCGCAAACAGCCGAGCCAAAAGCCAAAAAAGAGCTGGTAAAGCTAGACGTGCCATGTCCAAAGTGCGGCGGCGTCATCGTGGAAAGGTTTAGCAGGCGAGGGAAATTTTACGGCTGCGCCAACTATCCAAAGTGCGACTTCATCAGCAACTACGAGCCGACCGAGCATAAATGTAGCGAATGCGGGTCGATGATGGTCAAAAAAGAGCTCAAAAAAGGGACGTTTTTAGAGTGCACCAAATGCAAGCACAAAGTCCAGATAGGCGAAAACTGA
- a CDS encoding YfcE family phosphodiesterase has product MSVLKLGLISDSHFKPDVAREAIEILKRERAQILLHAGDIVELDTLLALRESGLEYRAVLGNNDDELAKFKGEFELFDEPYEFKFMDIKIALMHHPKFLNIDANVVVFGHTHSFGAIMKDGKLFVNPGEICGRKFGKFSFMLLVYENQEFIAARFSRSPNESRWHKETIKIESV; this is encoded by the coding sequence TTGAGCGTTCTTAAGCTTGGACTGATCTCGGATAGTCATTTTAAGCCTGACGTCGCGCGCGAAGCGATCGAAATTTTAAAGCGCGAGAGGGCGCAGATACTGCTTCACGCCGGAGATATCGTGGAGCTTGATACACTTTTGGCTCTGCGTGAAAGCGGGCTGGAGTATCGCGCCGTGCTTGGCAACAACGATGACGAGCTTGCGAAATTTAAGGGCGAATTCGAACTTTTTGACGAGCCTTATGAGTTTAAATTTATGGATATCAAAATCGCCCTCATGCATCATCCAAAATTTCTAAATATCGATGCTAATGTCGTAGTTTTCGGTCATACGCATAGCTTTGGCGCGATCATGAAAGACGGCAAGCTTTTTGTAAATCCGGGTGAAATTTGCGGACGGAAATTCGGTAAATTCAGCTTCATGCTACTAGTCTACGAAAATCAGGAATTTATCGCCGCAAGGTTTAGCAGATCGCCAAACGAGAGCCGGTGGCACAAAGAAACGATAAAGATAGAGAGTGTTTAA